Proteins from one Dromiciops gliroides isolate mDroGli1 chromosome 6, mDroGli1.pri, whole genome shotgun sequence genomic window:
- the LOC122732586 gene encoding N-acetyltransferase 8-like, producing the protein MEARTTGLADGDGGLRVKVRPMAPGDKAAVGEFLAVVAAELGSALGARMLWRPWFLLLLGCGFALLAASSRSLLLPLLVLALFLAVGRPALAHVWALYAHRDMSLGVGAPGATGFQFWVAEDAGGSVVGMVGVSGVGESGDGELELRSLAVGPEHRGHGVGRALCQAVLCFARGCSGCRAVVLDTHMLHSPAQRLFSSLGFHPGPACLQPTLSGFLADLPVTRYHYALTGNNTEDNSPAGED; encoded by the coding sequence ATGGAGGCCAGGACCACAGGCCTTGCTGATGGTGATGGGGGTCTGCGGGTGAAAGTACGCCCCATGGCCCCAGGGGATAAGGCTGCAGTTGGGGAGTTCTTGGCAGTGGTGGCAGCGGAGCTGGGGTCAGCTCTTGGAGCCCGGATGCTGTGGCGGCCGTGGTTCCTGCTGCTGCTAGGGTGTGGCTTTGCCCTCCTGGCAGCCTCATCCCGCTCCCTGTTGCTGCCCTTGCTGGTCTTGGCGCTGTTTCTGGCAGTTGGCCGCCCCGCGTTGGCCCATGTTTGGGCTCTGTATGCCCACCGAGACATGAGCCTGGGTGTGGGGGCTCCAGGGGCCACAGGCTTTCAGTTCTGGGTGGCTGAGGATGCAGGTGGCAGTGTGGTGGGCATGGTCGGTGTGTCAGGGGTTGGGGAAAGTGGAGATGGGGAATTGGAGCTGAGGTCCCTGGCTGTGGGCCCAGAGCATCGGGGTCATGGGGTGGGCAGGGCCCTGTGCCAGGCGGTGCTATGCTTTGCCCGTGGCTGCTCTGGCTGCCGGGCCGTGGTGCTGGACACACACATGCTCCATAGCCCTGCCCAGAGGCTCTTCTCCAGCCTTGGCTTCCATCCAGGCCCTGCGTGCCTGCAGCCTACACTTAGTGGATTCCTGGCCGACCTCCCTGTCACTCGCTATCATTATGCTCTGACTGGCAACAACACTGAAGATAACAGCCCGGCGGGTGAGGACTAA